A single genomic interval of Myxosarcina sp. GI1 harbors:
- a CDS encoding DUF4118 domain-containing protein, giving the protein MFSAWYGGLGSGLLATVLSVLASDYF; this is encoded by the coding sequence ATGTTTAGTGCTTGGTATGGTGGACTTGGTTCGGGTCTGCTCGCCACCGTTCTGTCTGTTTTGGCTAGCGACTACTTTTAA
- a CDS encoding A24 family peptidase — MEILAIAPTLVVFVFGACIGSFLNVVVYRLPAGLSIVYPASHCPRCQHQLGKTENVPILGWLMLKGRCSYCKTTISFRYPLIEAVTGIMFLIIFGQFGYSVETIGYWILFSWLLSLTLIDFDTMTLPASLTKSGLVLGLVFQVIIGWSNSGSSAAIANAIFGIAGATVGIWLLETIRILGTIIFQQEAMGDADGKLLATIGAWVGWKSVLVTCFVACGLGAVLGGGAMALGLLNKKQPMPFGPFLALGGILSLFYGEAIADVYVNTFFVF; from the coding sequence GTCGTGTTTGTTTTTGGTGCCTGTATTGGCAGCTTTTTAAACGTAGTCGTTTATCGCCTACCCGCAGGACTTTCGATAGTTTATCCTGCTTCTCACTGCCCTCGTTGCCAGCATCAGTTGGGTAAAACTGAAAACGTACCGATTTTAGGCTGGTTGATGCTGAAAGGACGCTGTAGTTACTGTAAAACTACAATTTCCTTTCGCTATCCTCTAATCGAAGCGGTAACGGGAATTATGTTCCTAATTATCTTTGGACAATTTGGCTATAGTGTTGAAACCATAGGGTACTGGATTTTATTTTCTTGGTTATTGTCTTTGACCTTAATCGATTTCGATACCATGACTTTACCTGCTTCCCTTACTAAGTCAGGTTTAGTACTAGGTTTAGTTTTTCAGGTTATAATTGGCTGGAGCAATAGCGGCAGTTCTGCGGCGATCGCCAATGCTATCTTTGGTATTGCTGGTGCTACGGTTGGAATTTGGCTGTTAGAAACGATTAGAATTCTCGGTACAATTATTTTTCAGCAAGAAGCAATGGGCGATGCTGACGGTAAATTGCTGGCAACTATTGGTGCCTGGGTTGGCTGGAAATCTGTCTTGGTTACTTGTTTTGTAGCCTGTGGTCTAGGGGCAGTACTCGGTGGTGGTGCAATGGCTTTGGGTTTGTTAAATAAAAAACAGCCCATGCCTTTTGGTCCTTTTTTAGCTTTGGGAGGCATATTATCTTTATTTTATGGCGAAGCGATTGCTGATGTTTATGTCAACACGTTTTTTGTATTTTAA
- a CDS encoding sugar phosphorylase, with translation MVARQKVSFTSQERVSNSESKPPKIRHYEYPDYSKPLVEIPYEARKKILARLSFLYGEAEAQKYLPELERILKVYYAHKPPAKIEAERDLLPANRFTEKDVILITYGDLLRSEKSSPLASLVHILEQVPGFKKAINTLHILPFFPYSSDRGFSVTDFRNVDPKLGSWQDIAQIGDSYQLMFDAVCNHTSSQSKAFQKLLNGNPEYKDIATVYHSPDELSPEDLQKVVRPRTSDLLTKFQSIDGPIWVWTTFSADQIDLNYRNPKVLLWVIETLLLYVRRGADLIRLDAVTYLWEIPGTSCANLEQTHETIKLFRDILNVVAPGVALITETNIPHEQNIAYFGNGHDEAQMVYNFALPPLVLHTFYREDTTALAKWAKQLEFPSDTCTYLNILDTHDGIGLMGVKNILASEDIQYLISRAREHGAFVSYRTGSGGQDEPYEINTTWYSALNLDSDDESLAIQIKRFVASRSIALALKGVPGIYVHGLFGTTNDVNTVLKTKSKRDINRQIIAETVLDEQLQRPDSKLSQLTKALGRLLEIRVCQRAFHPHGEQQILTLSPQCFAVLRVAPECEEHILTITNVSNQICQLEIPLTELKLNDSQSIACATPEDSYWYDLIGHRGWRVQGQKISLTLQPYDVVWLVPFIELERSIDRT, from the coding sequence ATGGTTGCCAGGCAGAAAGTTAGCTTCACCTCACAAGAACGAGTTTCCAACTCCGAGTCAAAACCTCCCAAAATTCGCCATTACGAATATCCAGATTACAGTAAGCCGCTTGTAGAAATTCCTTATGAAGCCCGCAAGAAAATTTTGGCTCGTTTATCTTTTCTCTATGGAGAAGCAGAGGCGCAAAAATATTTGCCCGAATTGGAGCGAATTTTAAAAGTCTATTACGCACACAAACCACCTGCTAAAATCGAAGCCGAACGAGATTTGCTGCCTGCCAACCGCTTTACAGAAAAAGACGTTATTTTAATTACCTATGGAGATTTACTTCGCAGCGAAAAATCTTCTCCTTTAGCTAGCTTGGTTCATATTTTAGAACAGGTACCAGGATTTAAAAAAGCGATTAATACCCTGCATATACTGCCCTTTTTTCCTTACTCTTCAGATCGGGGTTTTTCCGTTACCGACTTTCGCAATGTAGATCCTAAGCTAGGTTCGTGGCAAGATATCGCTCAGATTGGCGACTCATATCAATTGATGTTCGATGCGGTATGCAACCATACCTCATCTCAAAGCAAGGCTTTCCAAAAATTATTAAACGGCAACCCCGAATACAAAGACATTGCTACAGTTTATCATTCTCCCGATGAATTGAGTCCAGAGGATCTACAAAAGGTAGTGCGTCCTCGTACTAGCGATTTGTTAACCAAATTTCAGTCAATCGACGGTCCTATTTGGGTATGGACGACTTTTTCTGCCGACCAAATCGATTTGAATTATCGCAACCCTAAAGTACTGCTCTGGGTAATCGAAACCCTGTTACTTTACGTGCGTCGCGGAGCAGATTTAATTCGTCTCGATGCCGTTACCTATCTCTGGGAAATTCCTGGGACTTCCTGCGCTAATTTGGAACAAACTCACGAAACCATCAAGCTATTTCGCGATATTTTAAACGTCGTCGCTCCAGGTGTCGCTTTAATTACCGAAACTAATATTCCTCACGAACAAAATATTGCTTATTTTGGTAACGGTCACGATGAAGCACAAATGGTTTACAACTTTGCCCTACCTCCGTTAGTGCTGCATACTTTTTATCGCGAAGATACAACCGCTCTAGCTAAATGGGCAAAACAATTAGAGTTTCCTTCAGATACTTGTACCTATCTTAATATCTTAGATACTCACGATGGCATTGGCTTAATGGGAGTAAAAAACATTCTGGCGAGCGAAGATATTCAATATTTAATTAGCAGAGCCAGAGAACACGGTGCTTTTGTTTCCTATCGTACGGGATCGGGCGGACAAGACGAACCTTATGAAATTAATACTACCTGGTATAGTGCTTTAAATTTAGATAGTGATGATGAATCGTTGGCTATTCAAATTAAACGTTTTGTCGCTTCTCGCAGCATAGCGTTAGCACTAAAAGGCGTACCTGGAATTTATGTACACGGTTTGTTTGGCACTACCAATGATGTAAATACAGTTCTAAAAACCAAGTCCAAACGAGATATCAATCGTCAGATAATTGCCGAAACCGTTTTAGACGAACAATTACAACGCCCTGATTCTAAACTATCTCAACTTACTAAAGCTTTAGGTAGACTTTTAGAAATTCGGGTTTGCCAGCGAGCTTTTCATCCCCACGGAGAACAACAAATTTTGACTCTTTCTCCACAATGTTTTGCTGTATTACGAGTCGCACCCGAATGTGAAGAACATATTCTTACCATAACTAATGTCTCTAACCAAATTTGTCAGCTGGAAATTCCTCTAACCGAACTAAAATTAAACGATTCACAATCTATTGCTTGCGCTACCCCAGAAGACAGTTATTGGTACGATTTGATCGGACATAGAGGCTGGAGAGTTCAAGGACAAAAAATTTCTCTAACTTTGCAACCTTACGATGTTGTTTGGCTAGTTCCTTTTATTGAGTTAGAAAGAAGCATAGATCGGACTTGA
- a CDS encoding DUF4118 domain-containing protein, giving the protein MFSAWYGGLGSGLLATVLSVLASDYF; this is encoded by the coding sequence TTGTTTAGTGCTTGGTATGGTGGACTTGGTTCGGGTCTGCTCGCCACCGTTCTGTCTGTTTTGGCTAGCGACTACTTTTAA
- a CDS encoding mannosyl-3-phosphoglycerate phosphatase gives MRYIVVTDLDGTLLDRQTYEYTPAKTAIAQLNQREIPIIFNSSKTQAEISELRHKLDNREPFVCENGGIICSLEAAPKYLGTPREQFLAYLRSLKQELNLNYQGFADVTIDVVVKWTDLTVADAQKAMQREATEPILWQDSQLALEKFREKLAKRQLQCIKGGRLYHVMGNFNKASCFSELKQYYARRWQEEVKIIALGDSPNDLPMLERADLAVVIPSAKGKALKLERDRVFYASQLAPYGWQEAIDFCLENIL, from the coding sequence ATGCGATACATTGTCGTTACTGACTTAGATGGAACGCTGCTAGACCGTCAAACTTATGAATATACTCCTGCTAAGACAGCGATCGCACAATTAAATCAGCGTGAAATTCCCATAATTTTTAACTCTAGTAAGACTCAGGCAGAAATTAGCGAACTGCGCCACAAACTTGATAACCGAGAACCATTTGTCTGTGAAAATGGTGGAATTATATGTAGTTTAGAAGCTGCTCCTAAATATTTAGGAACTCCCAGAGAGCAATTTTTAGCATACTTGCGATCGCTCAAACAAGAATTAAATCTTAACTATCAAGGGTTTGCCGATGTCACCATAGATGTTGTAGTAAAGTGGACTGATTTAACCGTTGCAGATGCCCAAAAAGCAATGCAGCGAGAAGCCACCGAACCAATATTATGGCAAGATTCGCAACTGGCATTAGAAAAATTTAGAGAGAAGTTAGCCAAACGACAGTTACAGTGTATTAAAGGGGGACGACTCTACCATGTCATGGGAAATTTTAATAAGGCAAGTTGCTTTAGTGAATTAAAACAATATTATGCTCGACGTTGGCAGGAAGAGGTGAAAATAATTGCTCTTGGTGATAGTCCGAACGATTTGCCAATGTTGGAACGAGCCGATTTGGCGGTGGTAATTCCTTCAGCTAAAGGCAAAGCTTTAAAGCTAGAACGCGATCGAGTTTTTTACGCTTCTCAACTAGCTCCCTATGGCTGGCAAGAAGCGATCGATTTTTGCTTGGAAAATATTTTGTAG
- a CDS encoding glycosyl transferase, with product MADFFQNGEITTLHDLHSRSVESLEAELLHISQTTTPMTLVLPCLFTELEGKALPNIVEELTKVEYINQIIIGLDRASEVEFDYAKAYFSKLPQNYKILWNDGARMQAVHQLLKNEGLAPSERGKGCNVWYCMGYFLSSGVGRKILALHDCDILTYNKELLTKLIYPLANPAFQFKFSKGYYYRQANNKLHGRVMRLLVSPLVRSLQKIFPNNPFLEYIDSFRYPLSGEFAMVSEVVNTIRIPYDWGLEIGVLYDVYRNHNLNKICQVDIADAYDHKHQELSIEDRQRGLSKMSIDICKAIFRKMATNGVVFSQEIFRTIKASYYRTALDFVERYYSDAIMNGLTLDRHSEEKAIELFSQSIIHAGNAFLQNPQLNPVIPSWNRVMSADANILQKINDAVEADNS from the coding sequence ATCGCTGACTTTTTTCAAAACGGTGAAATAACCACCTTACATGATTTACACAGTCGTTCTGTCGAATCGCTCGAAGCAGAATTACTGCATATTTCTCAAACTACGACACCAATGACTTTGGTGCTGCCATGTTTATTTACCGAACTTGAAGGTAAGGCATTGCCAAACATTGTTGAAGAACTAACTAAAGTTGAATATATAAACCAAATTATTATTGGTTTAGATCGCGCATCTGAAGTAGAATTCGACTATGCCAAAGCATACTTTTCTAAGTTACCGCAAAACTACAAAATCTTGTGGAATGATGGGGCGCGTATGCAAGCCGTACATCAGTTATTAAAAAATGAAGGGTTAGCTCCTAGCGAACGAGGTAAAGGATGCAATGTCTGGTATTGTATGGGCTATTTTTTGTCTTCTGGAGTCGGAAGAAAAATTTTGGCTTTGCATGATTGCGATATCTTAACTTACAACAAAGAATTACTAACAAAACTAATTTATCCATTAGCCAATCCCGCCTTTCAATTCAAATTTTCTAAAGGCTATTATTATCGTCAGGCAAATAATAAATTGCATGGTAGAGTCATGCGACTATTAGTTAGTCCTTTGGTGCGATCGCTGCAAAAGATTTTTCCCAACAATCCCTTTTTAGAGTACATCGACAGCTTTCGCTATCCTCTATCGGGAGAGTTTGCCATGGTTTCTGAGGTGGTCAACACCATTCGCATTCCCTATGATTGGGGATTAGAAATCGGCGTACTTTACGATGTTTATCGCAACCACAATCTCAACAAAATTTGTCAGGTAGATATTGCCGATGCCTACGACCACAAACATCAAGAACTTTCCATTGAAGATCGTCAACGAGGTTTGTCTAAAATGTCGATTGATATTTGCAAAGCAATATTTCGTAAAATGGCGACCAATGGAGTGGTTTTTTCTCAGGAAATTTTCAGAACCATCAAAGCCAGCTACTATCGTACGGCTTTAGATTTTGTGGAACGTTACTATAGCGATGCCATTATGAATGGATTAACTTTAGATCGTCATAGTGAAGAAAAGGCGATCGAACTTTTTTCGCAATCGATTATTCATGCAGGCAATGCTTTTCTACAAAAT